The nucleotide sequence GCGCGGGCGACCGGgcaaaaaaatattcattttcattttcctctctcccgGGCACTGGTGAGTTTCCTAACGGGGCCGCCTGTGAAAGGATGAGTTGAGGTTTCTTTGTCTGAGAAAAGAGTTTAGGGCTCTGATTCAGCTGCAAGGAAGCCAAATGAAGTTAGAAACAAAGGGCAAATTGAAAGATTCCGACTCTTggctttttgtgttttccttactAGAAAATAATTAGACCTAATGAATATGCAGACGCTTCAGCTAAACCCTCGGCCCCGGGCTTCTGGGTTTTAAACAGAGCTGCGGAGAAATGCAACCTTCATTCCCCAAGCCCCCCTCCCCCGCATCCGAGTGCATTTTTTGAAATGCATAAATGTTGCTTGCCTTAATTGATTGAGTCAcagggatttttttcctgcttttaagtGCCATACTCCTCTACCTTTCAACAATCATTTTAATATATAGTCAATGGCTCTTTGTGGACGGGACAAAAAGCAACTACGCGCAGTTGTTGAATAGACTTTGCGCTGGGCAAAGACAGGTTAATGGAGGGCCGCATCGCGAAAACAAGCGAGTGTTGTATGTTTGCACTGAATCCAAATGTCTGCATTTTCCTAACTAAATCAAAGGgagtgttatttctttttctgctcactCATCTGAAGGTAAGTAAATTTTCTCTGGCGATCAAAAGCCTGGTCGGCAACAAAGACCGCGCCCGCTTTTTCCACCGTCCTGGTGTGGCGAGTTGCGGAATTTCAATGACGGTGACAAGGGTGACTGATTTGTGAACTAGAAAAGGTTTGAATGTCACAAAATTTACATTGGTCCTATCTTTCGGGGATTTAAATACCAAAAAAGTATTCGGGGATTTCTAGGGAGCTTTGGGCAGTCCTGAGGAACAATGGCGCGTTGGGAAATTTACAGTTTTACCTGAATGAAAGGGGCCCGGGTTGGGAACAGGAGTGCAGAGGAAGGGGGTTAGCGGGGGCAGATGAGGGAGGGGGactagggaaaagagaaaaaagagaagaataacacgggagaggaaaaaagaaaaatcggCAACAGTGTTTCCAAtttgccattaaaaaaacaaacctcaataacCTAGGAAGTTAAGAGCTCTCATCCGTCTGTGCCCATttgggaggggagagcaggaagcATGATTGATTTGTTAAAAGTGAGAAAATCGAGGCAACCGGTTATCCTGAGAAATCACATTTCTTGTAAAGAGAGATTGGCGTGCCCGTGTGCTCCCAAGATCCTAAATTATAAACAGGAGGACAAGGCAAGAGGGAAGCAAACTTCAAAAGGAGCAAATAACAAAAGCCTCCTTTGCTGCCCTGGAAAGGGGGGAgatgggggaagaaagaaaagaaagttgctgAATCGGGACATTCTGGAAGTGCCTTAGCTGTATTTGCCAGCCCCATCCCCGCCTCCTGCTCTCGGAGCTGCCCGAAGTCGCTAAATGCTCAGCTAAGAGCAGGTCTGAAGAAGTACAagatagagaaagagacagagacagagatggagacagagacagagacggagacagagataaagatagagatagagatggaaacagagacggaggtggaggtggaggtggaggtggacagggagaggagaggcagagggagatgggatggagagagagaaggataagGAGCGGGATGAGAGAGGGAGAATGTATACGActgtgagaaggaaaagaaatcgtggcaaaacattttttccatgagaagagggaaaaaatttggctaaaaaaaaaaaaagttgctacTCCTGGCAGCCCTGTTTGTCAAAAGGGGATGTCAAGCGCTTTACAATACCTGGGATTGATGAGGCGGGCGGGCCAATGAGCGGCGCGCGGCGCCTCGGCGCGCCCTCCGTTGGCGCGGCGGCTGCCGGCGGGGGGAGTGCGGGTACACCAATGGGCGCCCGCGTCAGCAGCACGTGACGCCTCCCCCTGCTCCCATTCATCAAGGGGGGGACGGTGTCGTCCTTTCAATTCATTTATCTGCAGGAATGATTGCTGCTATCAGTCTCGCGCTCACCGCCCGGCTGAGGAGGTGAAAGTTTCTCCCCAGGAAGATAAACCGCAAAAGACAATATTGTGCATGATTTGCgccttttctttggctttttctttctttctttttttcttccccccccttttttttttttttttttttgcaaaaagcAGAGGGGGGAAAAAGGAGACTGAAGGAGCGAGGAGGCGAgcctgagagaaaggagagagagagaaaagaaagggcgAGGGGCTAGTGGAGAAGTGAGGAGGGGCGTACGGCGCGAGGCGGAGAGAGGGCGAGCAGTCGCGGCTCCGGCGCTCACATTCCTCTATGCTACAAATCCGGGAGGAAGTTTTTCTGGGGGGCTGAGATGCTCCATGCCTTTCCCTGGGCAGTCCTGACGCGGAGTCCTCTCGGCAGAGACTGAGCGGCGAGGAAGTGCGAGCCGGGCCGGCGGGGTCTGCTGGGCTGGCGCCGGAGCCCGCCTTGCTCGCGGCCCGCAGCTGTCCGGCTTCCCCGCGCTCGGCCGGGCGGGCGCCCCAGTGCGCCGCGCCGCTGCCTGCGGGCTAGGACTTCGCGAGGTGGGTcgactcctcctccctcctcttcttcttcctcctcttcctccgcctcccgttcctcctcctcctcctcctgattTTCCCTCCTCGGCGGGCgagggtggggggggcgggggaggccgGGGCTCGCCCCGAGCAGCCACGATGCTCCTGGACGCCGGCCCCCAGTACCCCGCGATCGGCGTGACCACCTTTGGCGCGTCCCGCCACCACTCGGCGGGCGACGTGGCCGAGCGCGACGTGGGCCTGGGCATCAACCCGTTCGCAGACGGCATGGGTGCCTTCAAGCTCAACCCCAGCTCGCACGAGCTGGCCTCGGCTGGCCAGACGGCCTTCACGTCGCAGGCGCCCGGCTACGCGGCTGCTGCGGCCCTGGGCCACCACCATCACCCGGGCCACGTCGGCTCCTATTCGAGTGCAGCCTTCAACTCCACGCGGGACTTTCTGTTCCGCAACCGGGGTTTTGGTgacgcggcggcggcggccagtGCACAGCACAGCCTGTTCGCCGCTTCGGCCGGGGGCTTCGGGGGCCCACACGGTCACACGGACGCCGCGGGCCACCTCCTCTTCCCTGGCCTTCACGAGCAGGCGGCGGGCCACGCGTCGCCCAACGTGGTCAACGGGCAGATGAGGCTTGGCTTCTCGGGGGACATGTACCCGCGGCCCGAGCAGTACGGCCAGGTGACCAGCCCGCGTTCGGAGCACTATGCCGCGCCGCAGCTGCACGGCTATGGGCCCATGAACGTGAACATGGCCGCGCATCACGGCGCCGGCGCCTTCTTCCGTTACATGCGCCAGCCCATCAAGCAGGAGCTCATCTGCAAGTGGATCGAGCCGGAGCAGCTGGCCAACCCCAAAAAGTCGTGCAACAAAACTTTCAGCACCATGCACGAGCTGGTCACGCACGTCACCGTGGAGCACGTCGGCGGACCCGAGCAGAGTAACCACATCTGCTTCTGGGAGGAATGTCCGCGCGAGGGCAAGCCCTTCAAAGCCAAATACAAACTGGTCAACCACATCCGCGTGCACACGGGCGAGAAGCCctttccctgccccttccccGGCTGCGGCAAGGTCTTCGCGCGTTCCGAGAACTTAAAGATCCACAAAAGGACGCACACAGGTAGGGAACCGCTGTTCTTGACACCTTGCCCCATCCTGGGCCTGGGACCCGAAATCCGAAAGTCACGGCCCGGAGCGCGCAAACCCGGCCTTGGTTGGGTCTGCGCGTCAGCTTCAGCCGGCAGGCAGTGAAAGTGGCCGCTGGTTTCTAGTTTGAGGCTTGAAATTATGAAAAAGTATAGAGAGGCTCGGACGAGAAGGCTGTAGGGCTATAGACCTTAAAATGGGGACTGAAAAAAGGCCGGCGGAGCAGAGAGACAAACCCGGGTTTGCGGAGCCGGTGATGCGCGCGAAGCCGGGAGAGGCGGCCGgctcccggcggcggcggcggaggcccCGGCAGCTCCAGCTGCAAACACATCTAAACGTTTGCTTCCGGCCAACATCCCTCACTGCACGCTTTAGTGAGGACTTTGCCAAAGGGAGGAACTGAGGAAATGGGAGGAGATCGGAAGAAGGGGcgcagaaagaaacaaaaccagaaaaagacaggAAGGCGGGGTGGGGTGGTGAAAGCAAGTAAGCCGGGCCTGAGGAGGCTTTCGGAGGCTTATGCATATTTAAAGAGCCCAGTTTTAGTAGTGACTTGTTTGTGCGTAGTCTTGAGTCGGGAGAGTCGGTGGAAGACAGTGAAGTCCTTTTTGTCAATTAAATTCTGAGACGTGTTTTCAAAATAACCGAATACCCTGCGTtggcctttaaaaataaagagaccGGTAAGgaacagttaaaaaaaagttcGCGCCCAGCTCAGGACTGTAGTCTGGGTCGGGCAGGCCATCCTGGGCCGCTTGCTCCGACAAGGCCCGGAATCCGCTCCGCTTCCCTACTCTGGCGTGCCGGTGGCGTTTCTGAGAACCGCGTTTGGAACTCGGGGTTTAACGCCGGGAGTGAAGGAAGCGTTTGCGGCGCCGAGCTCTCGGCCCAGGTTACCTTAtaaaatgtgagtgtgtgtagggggtgggggtggggggaggcgaCGAAGGGGATGCGGAGcgttggggaggggggagggggaggagagaggagcaaaACAGCAGGAGAAGCAGCCTGCAATGTGAAAATTAGAAACCAAGGGCTAGGTAGACGCCGCTCCAAGTCGTCTCTCTAGCCCCGGGCAGAAAAAGCAGAGGCCAGACCTGCTGCTACTCTGGGATCTAAAAAACTACCACTGATactaataataaagtaataaaatctgGATCTAATTGGATTAGGAGTTAAAATAGTTCAGATATTTATAATTCCACTGCAGACACATGACTTTATCGAATACCCGGGTTTTTGAGCCTGCAAAGCgctaaccctgggccgctgccatttttattttaatttttttccacttgtgtaaattttaaaaatcagccacGGGGTTTGTCTGATGGGACCTCTCGCTTTCTCGCCTTTCGCACCAGGGGAGAAGCCTTTCAAGTGTGAGTTCGAGGGCTGCGACCGACGCTTTGCCAACAGCAGCGACCGCAAGAAGCACATGCACGTGCA is from Equus przewalskii isolate Varuska chromosome 15, EquPr2, whole genome shotgun sequence and encodes:
- the ZIC1 gene encoding zinc finger protein ZIC 1, translated to MLLDAGPQYPAIGVTTFGASRHHSAGDVAERDVGLGINPFADGMGAFKLNPSSHELASAGQTAFTSQAPGYAAAAALGHHHHPGHVGSYSSAAFNSTRDFLFRNRGFGDAAAAASAQHSLFAASAGGFGGPHGHTDAAGHLLFPGLHEQAAGHASPNVVNGQMRLGFSGDMYPRPEQYGQVTSPRSEHYAAPQLHGYGPMNVNMAAHHGAGAFFRYMRQPIKQELICKWIEPEQLANPKKSCNKTFSTMHELVTHVTVEHVGGPEQSNHICFWEECPREGKPFKAKYKLVNHIRVHTGEKPFPCPFPGCGKVFARSENLKIHKRTHTGEKPFKCEFEGCDRRFANSSDRKKHMHVHTSDKPYLCKMCDKSYTHPSSLRKHMKVHESSSQGSQPSPAASSGYESSTPPTIVSPSTDNPTSSSLSPSSSAVHHTAGHGALSSNFNEWYV